CGAAACATTCACCTTAATCTACAAACTATGGCAGCAATTAAATGGGCGGTTGACCCTATGCACTCAGAGGTGCAGTTCAAAGTAAAGCACTTGATGATCACTACCGTGACCGGTTATTTCCAGACGTTCAACGTGGAAGTGGAGACGGAGAGTGACGACTTCGCTACCGCGTCCAGCATCCTGTTCACCGCCGATGTCAACTCCATCAACACCAACAACGAGCAACGCGACACGCACCTAAAATCAGCGGATTTCTTTGACACCGATACGCACGGCCAGATAAAGTTTGTGGGCAACCGCTATGAAAAGCTAGGCGATGACCGCGCCAAGCTGCACGGCAACCTCACCATCAAAGGCACCACCAAGCCAGTGACCGTAGACGTGGAGTTTGGGGGCATTGTGGTAGACCCGTACGGGCAGACCAAAGCCGGTTTCACGGTAAACGGCAAGATCAGCCGTAAAGAGTTCGGCCTCACCTGGAACGCCGTCACCGAAGCCGGCAGCGTAGTAGTAGCCGATGAAATCAAACTTCTCGCCGAAATCCAACTGGTGAAACAAGCCTAAGCACCTTCTTCTTAAACAACGCAGCAGCCCGGCTTTTCTATAGGAGGCGGGCTGCTGCGTTTTAGGGCCTTCCATGAGACATACGGACGTTGGTGCCATGGGCGATAGAACTTCTACCAGAAACCATTTGGCTTAGCGTAACAGCATGAATCTCTTATGCTTTAGGCAAACCCTAGTCTTTCAAATGCACCAGGTATTTGGTGAGGTTGCCCCATTGGATGGCCTGGAAGCCTGCCCAGCCGCCGGTGGAGATGACGGTGTTAAGGAGAGGGCGGTCACCGGCTTCCTGGCCGTGGTTGTTGGCTACTTCGTTTTGGCCAATCTCGCAGGCCAGCAGGGTGTTACCTTGGCGGGCTACCAGAAAGGTGCTGGTGGCTTCTTCGGTGAAGAAGTGTTCTGTCTTGCCGGCTGGCTGTGCTGGTTTCTGAGGATTTTGACTGGGCTGTACCACAAACTTGGCCAGGTTTTCTTCCTCGGTCACGTCCACCACTTTCACCCAGTTCTCAATGGTGCTGGCCGGTAGAATGATCTTGATGAAATCTCCCACGGTGGGCTTTCTGCTGATGTCTCTCTGGCCCTGCGCGTTGTAAAGTTCAAAGGTAGAGGTGATGCCCGTCATGTCTGACCAACCCTCTATGTTGAATAGCTTTTCCCGGGCTTCGGCAAAAGCCTGAATGGCGCTTTCTTCGTCTGGGAAGGTATTCTCACTTTGGAAGAACTTGTCCTTGGAGTCTTCGCCCAGCACGGCTTTAAATTCTTTCTTTATCTTATCAAACAGTTCTGTTACGCCCATAGCTTGTTTGGTTTTTTGGTGGTTTGAGGAAATCGTTTTTGGGCAGTTTTCTGGGAAATAGGCCAAAAACGAGTGAAATTATTCTTTCATCAGGGATTGGTATTCGGGGTGCCGCTGCACGTAGGCTTCCACCACCGGGCAGGACGGTATGAACTGGTAGCCTTGCGCTTGCACAAAGTCCAGTCCGGCTTTCACCAATTGGTCTGCCAGGCCCTGGTTGCGGTACGCTTCGGGGATAAAGGTGTAGTCCAGGTCCAACACTTTTTCTTCTGGGTAGGTGTAGGTCATCTCGGCTTCTTCATCGCCTAAGGGCGCGTAAAACCTGAAATCTTCCTGGTCATGCACAATGTCTAGTTTCATGGGCTGTTAGAAAATGCGGACTAGTTTGTACGTGCCTGTTTATGAAAAGTCTCTTCGTTTTTGGCCTGTTTTCTGGAAAAAAGGCCAAAAACGAAGAGACTGGTAAAGAAGTGAATAAACCGATTACTTGGCCACTATCTTGATCATGGTGCCGGCGGCCAGTTGGTCTTTGAGCTGCATGCCGTTCAAGATGGCTATTTCTTCCTGGCGCTTGGTGGGCACGTTGTAGCTGGTCAAGGCTTGGGCCAGGGTAGATGC
The nucleotide sequence above comes from Nibribacter ruber. Encoded proteins:
- a CDS encoding YceI family protein, with amino-acid sequence MAAIKWAVDPMHSEVQFKVKHLMITTVTGYFQTFNVEVETESDDFATASSILFTADVNSINTNNEQRDTHLKSADFFDTDTHGQIKFVGNRYEKLGDDRAKLHGNLTIKGTTKPVTVDVEFGGIVVDPYGQTKAGFTVNGKISRKEFGLTWNAVTEAGSVVVADEIKLLAEIQLVKQA
- a CDS encoding GNAT family N-acetyltransferase; translated protein: MKLDIVHDQEDFRFYAPLGDEEAEMTYTYPEEKVLDLDYTFIPEAYRNQGLADQLVKAGLDFVQAQGYQFIPSCPVVEAYVQRHPEYQSLMKE